TCCGTCAGGATAAACCTCTTCGTTTACGGGGAGGGGGAAGTGCCTCCCATCGCTACAGAGATCCGCATGCGTGAAGTTCCAGATCCCATAATCATAATTCAGGACAGGGACATGGGTATATACCTGCCCTACGAGGCGTTAACTGCCGGCAGTTCCCTCCACGGCTACGGGCTGGTCATACACGACAACAACCTCCTCTTCATGCTCGACCGCTACTTTTACCATGCCCTCTGGCCGACCGGAAGGGTCGTTTACAGGGAGGAGCGGGCACTCCGGCTTCCGAGGGAGTACATACACATAAGGGAGCTTGTTTCGGATCTGCGGCGGTTCAGCATTCAAAACGCCAAGGTGGAGGTTTTTGGCCGCTTCGTCCGTTCGGGAGAGCCGGTTCATCTCGTGGGGAGGATTGTTGAGTTCTACGAGGACGAGGGCAAAGTTATCTCGAACATAACTGTGGAGACTGAAGACGGTGAGAGGCACGTGGTGGGCGGCTGGAACGCTTCCCTTGAGGACATAGAGGCTGAGCGCATTATACTCTTCGAGTGAACCCTTTTGCCGGGGGAGGTAGATGGACGCTAAAACGGTGGCACTTGACATCATGAGGGCCGCCATCGGGAGCGCCGACCCCTATTGGGCAGTGCGTAGGAGCATCAGCGTCGATGGAAACCGCATGACTGTTTTTGGGGAGGAGTTTCCCCTGTTCGGAAAGGTCTATCTCCTGGCCTTTGGCAAGGCTGCATGCTCCATGGCGAGGGCTGTCGTTGACCTCCTCGGAGAGAGGATTGAAGAAGGAGTAATAGTCACCAAGTACGGCTACGCCGAAGACTGTCCCAGGTTGGGAAGGATGAAGGTCATCGAGGCTGGACATCCTGTTCCAGACGAGAACTCCCTTCTGGGCGGAAAGCTCGGCCTCGAACTGGCCGAGAAGGTTGGAGCGAACGACATCCTCCTCGTCCTTATCTCCGGCGGCGGGAGTGCGCTCTTCCTCCTCCCGGAGAGGGGAATAACCTTGGAGGACAAAATTAGAACGAACGAGCTCCTTCTGAAGAGTGGGGCAAAGATATACGAGATAAACACAGTAAGAAAGCACATCTCGGCGGTTAAAGGCGGCAAGTTAGCGAAGCGCGTGAGGGGGACGGTGATAAGTCTCATCCTCTCGGACGTCGTTGGCGACCCGCTTGAGGCGATAGCATCGGGTCCAACGGTAAAGGACCCGACCACATTCCAGGATGCCTTCAGGATACTGAAGCTCTACGGCGTCTGGGAGAAGCTGCCAGAGAGTGTCAAAGCACACATTGAGCTGGGACTTGAGGGGGAGGCCGAGGAGACCCTCAAGGAAGACCTCCCAAACGTTCACAACTTCATAGTCGGGAGCAACACCCTCGCCTGCGAATCCGCGCTGGCAAAGGCGAGGGAGCTCGGCTATAACGCGGCAATACTCACCACGACCCTCGAAGGCGAGGCAAGAGAGATAGCCCTGGCGATAGGCTCGATAGTCCAGGAGATAGCCAGGTACGACCGCCCTGTTCCAAAGCCCGCCGTCCTGATGGCCGGCGGCGAGTGGACAGTGACCATCGAGGGTGAAGCCGGCCTAGGGGGGCCGAACCAGGAGTTTGCTCTGAGTATCGCCCGGAAGATAGCGGGTCTGAACGCCGTCGTTCTTGCTGTGGACACCGACGGGACGGACGGCCCGACCGATGCCGCCGGCGGGATCGTGGACGGGAAAACGCTTGGACTTCTCAGGGGAGTCGGGGTGGACGTCGAGGAAGTCCTCAGGAGGCACGACGCCTATAACGCGCTGGAAAAGGCCGGAGCCCTCCTCAAGACCGGGCCGACCGGAACCAACGTGAACTCGCTGGTGGTGGCGGTCATACAAGGTCCCGCCACTCCCTTTGGAAATACAAAATCATGAGTGCAAGGATTATCATTGGAGTGCTCACCAAGAGCAATGCCGCTAAGACCCTGATATCTCCGGCGCTCCTGTACATATCTTGAAAGGTCTTTATGAGAGGAACGAGATAAACCATTCCGGCGAGCAGAGAGGCCGCTTTATATGTCCTCCCGTTCCTTTTGAATATTACAATTTCCCTCCCGTGCCTGGTGATGATTTTGGCACTTCCGGGAGTTAATCCAAGGAGTAATATCAGGAGCGTCAGTGCAAAGAGATACGGGTTCAGCCACAAGAGAATTCCCCCGAGGGCAGTGAGAGCTAGGAGCGATGTGACATCCAGCCCGGCTGTTCTCTGAAGGTTCACCCTCCTGTTCAGCGGATCCAGGAAGTGGAGTTTTAGCCTTCTGGCAATCGAGTTCCTGTCCCCCCTGAGCTTTAGAACCCTCCGGCCTGGAACCGGGATCTTCAGGGGAACCGTCGAGGCTATTAGGAAGCTTTCCCCCGCAAAGTCTACTAAATAGAAATAGGTCTCGTAGCGCTCTTTGATGTATTTTGGAGAATAACCCCAGATTTCCTCGTTTGGTCCTCTAACGTGGTGGACAAACCTCAGCTCGGCTAGGAATCCCTCCATCTTTTTAACGCCGTCATCATCGAGGGGAATCAGCCTTTCGAATTTTACTTGCATAAGTGCCCTTACTATTATGTCTTTTTATAGTTATCGGGAAAGCAATAAATATGGCCTCGTGAAATCAGTACGGGTGAAATCATGAACCGCATTCCACGAAGGGAGCTCGTGAGAAAGGGCTGGCACGTCCTCCCCGGGATTCTTGGTGCCCCTATAATCGTCTTCACCCCGAAGTGGGTTACCTTAGTGGTCGTCTGGTTCTTTGCGTTTCTCTACACGCTCCAGCACCTCAAGCTCCTCCGCGGCTGGAGCTTTACGGTGCCCATAGCCGACCTGAGCTACAGGACGATGGCGAGGGAAGACGAGAGGGACAACTACCTCGGCAGCTTTCTCTTCTGGGTTACGGCCGCCATAATCTGCACGGTCTTTCCAAAAATAGCGGCCCTCTCGGCCCTGTGGGTTTCAACCTTCGGTGACTGCTGCAACGCCCTAGCCGGTCAGCTCCTCGGCGGACCGAAAATTCCCTGGAACCGGAGAAAAACCCTCATCGGGAGCGCCGTGATGCTAGCGGTTTCAATTCTGGCACTCTGGGCCAGTCACAGGGTTCTTGAACTCGACCCCTCCCCCGCTACCCTAATAGGGATTGCGGTTGTCGCAACCCTCCTTGAAAGCCTCCCTCTTCAATCCGCCTACGATGAGTTCACCGTTCCATTCTCAACCGCGCTCCTCGTCTGGCTGGCCTACGGGGGAACTCTGCTCTCTCCAACGTGGTAAGTCAGGGCTCTATGAGCTCCCAGCCCTCCCTGTGGGTCTCTATTCCTTCTGCCTTTATACCCAGTGCCCTTATCTCCTTCCGTAATCCCCACAGGAACTCCTCAAAGGCATCGTCGTCTGTCAGAACCTCGTAGCTCTCCGGATACTCCTCGCGGAGGAGCTCCTGGAATTCCCTTCCGGAGGCGCGGAGGTTGAGCACCTCGAAGAAGTAGTAGTCGGCAAAATCCCTCGTGTCCTCGACTATCTCCGAGACGTCCGTTATCTCCGGGATTATCGGACTTACGAAGGCGTACGTTTTCAGTCCAGCTTCGTGGAGTTCCTTAAGGGCGCTAACCCTCGCCTCGTGAACCGGCGTTAGAGGTTCGAAGAGCCTCTTCTCCCTTCCAGTGAAGCCGTTTATCGTGAGACCGACCTCTATCGTCCGGAACTCCTTGAAGAGGTCGATGTCCCTGGTAACCAGGGGGGACTTGGTGAGCACCGAAAGTTCGTTCCTCTTGTCCATATACCTCAAAACCTTCCGGGTGAGCTTTAACTCGGCCTCTATCGGCTGATACGGGTCGCTCACCGTTGACATGACGACGCTCCCTGAAACGTGCTTTCTCGCTAGGTCGGGCGCGTTGGTCTTGACCTCGACCCAGTTCCCCCATCTCCCGTAGTCCTTCCACCTCGTCAGAAACTTGGCGTAGCAGTACTCACAGGCGAAGGCACAGCCGACGTATTGATTAACCGCCCACTCCACGCCTGGAATCTTCGATTTGGTGTAGATGCCCTTGGCGCGCCTCTCTATGACCCGAACCTTCATAAGGACTTTTTATCCATTCTCCTTAAAAGGTGAGCGGCAATGCTGAGGGTTCGCCGTCGGCCGGTTAAGTATGCGAGGCTTGAGGTGAGGCCGGACGGGACGGTAGTGGTCACGGCTCCGGATGGCTTCGACGTCGATGCTCTGATCGAAAGGCACCGCGGCTGGCTTGAGGGCAAGTTGGCGGAGATAGAAGGCCTTCGCGAGATAGCCGAGTCAGGCTTTCCCATCAACGGTGAGTTCTATCAGGTCATCCACGGGAGAAAGCCCAAGGTTCACGAGCGGTTCAAGACCGTCGTCCTCTCTCCCAACCCCAACGATATGGTGAGCTACCTGAAGAAAATCCTCCGAAGGGAACTCCTGCCCATCGTGGATTCCTACGCCGGCAGGATGGGGGTGGAGCCGGGAAAGGTCTACATCAGGCACCAGAAGAGCCGGTGGGGGAGCTGTTCCCCAAGGGGAAACCTGAACTTCAACGTCCGCCTCATAGCGATTCCGCCTGAACTCAGGGAGTACGTTGTAATCCATGAGCTTGCCCATCTGAAGCACATGAACCACTCGAAGGCCTTCTGGGGGCTGGTGGGGGAGTTTTACCCCGACTACAAAAACGCCAGAAGGGAGCTCAAGAAGTGGTGGACGATAGTCGAGCTGAACCCGTACTGGAAGTGGCTGGCAAGGGGCGAGGTCTAAAAATGTGGCGTATAAAAGCCGGGAATCTGCTCAAGCTCCTCGCACTGATGGCCGATGAGATTATCGTCGGCGTTTTCATCTTTTTGGTGCTCCCCGGGATGGGAATGGAGATTCCCCTATGGGTGGGGTTGCCTGTGATGCTAATTCTTCTGGCCAAGGACTTTTTAATAGCTCCCTTCGTTCTTGGTGGTGGGGCGGACAAAAGGCCCGAAACCGGCCCCGAGAGTCTGGTCGGGAGAACGGCCCTCGTTGTGGAAGACCTTTCACCTGAGGGAGTCGTTAAAATAGACGGGGAGCTCTGGAAGGCGGAATGCTTAAACGGAACCGCAGAGGCCGGCGAGAGGGTTAGAGTGGTATCAGTTCACGGCACTAGGGTTCTCGTGGAACTCCCAGCATCGCCAGAACCTTCGCGACCTCCTCGGGATAGTTCGTCGTGAAGGAAACGCTCCAGCCCCTTTTCTGGTATATCGTGAGGCAGCCTTTAGCGGGCAGGTTGAAGTGCACCGTTCCGTAGCAGGACGTCCAGCCCTCACCGACCCGGAAGCTCGCGATGTTCTCGATGGGGACCGTCTTTCTGACTATGAGGCCTATGACTCCCCGTATCCTCAGCTCGCGCTCGTCTATCTCGATTTTAATTGCCATCACGTCTATGAGCAGAACCGCAACTCCAAGCGTGGCCACAAGCATTATTTCAAATCCTTCGCCTGCCCGATAAGTCGCATAGAGGCCCCCGAGCATAGAGACTACTGGAACTAGCATGAAAATCTGAAACCATCTACTCGTCAGGGTCTCCTCGTAGAGCGCCATGTTCCCACCGAAGAAACCTCTCGGTTAGAGCTTTAAAGGTTGGCTTCCAAATCCCCTCGGTGATAGCATGGTCAGGATAATGCCCGTTGACAGGCTGAGCGACGATGAGATTAGGGAGATTTTGACAAAGTACAGGAAGATCGCCCTCGTGGGCGCTTCACCGAAGCCCGAACGTGACGCAAACGACGTGATGCGCTACCTCCTCGAACACGGCTACGAGGTTTACCCCGTGAATCCCCGCTACGACGAGGTTCTTGGAAGAAAGTGCTACCCGAGTGTTCTCGATATCCCTGATGAAGTCGAGATAGTCGACCTCTTCGTAAGGCCGGAGTTCACGATGGACTACGTCGAGCAGGCGGTAAAGAAGGGCGCAAAGGTCGTCTGGTTCCAGTTCAACACCTACAGCAGGGAGGCTTTCAAAAAGGCCAAGGAGGCCGGCCTAACCGCGGTTGCCCACCGCTGCATAAAGCAGGAGCACGCAAGGCTGATTGGCTAATCAACCCCAAGAATTTTGAGGAGCTTTCCCGTTGTTAAAACCTGTACCTCCCTAACGCTTTTTAGTCTTTTATCGTTGCTCCAGAGAGGGGCATTTACTTTCAACGAGAGGGCGATGAAATCTGCATCGTCTTTGTCCGGGGTTATTTCAAGTGCAATTGGAATGAACTCGGCGTAGAAGTCTTCTCTAACAAACATCACATGCTCTCTTAGGTTGGAAACAAAGAACTCAAATTCCTCAGGGGTTATTTTTGCCTTCCTCATTATCACCTCTTTGTATTTATACAACTCCTCTACAGCAAACTCCGGACTGACCAGTCTTCCGGATAACAGGAAAATTAACTCCCTCGTAGTTGTGGATTTCCCGAAGAAAGAGAACAGCACGTTGGTGTTAACCACGAGAAGAATATCTTCTCTCAAGGTATTCGCCCCGCCCGGCCTTTGCTTTTCTTCCGAGCTCTATTGCATCCTCCTCCGTCAGCTCTGAGTTCTTGAGGAGTTCGTTGGCCTTCTCAAGGCTTTTCAGACGGGCCGTTATAGTCTTTGCTATGAGTTCTGCAAGCTTTTCATCCACGCTGGAGGGCACTTTTACAACTATGTTCCCCATCCAACCACCTGGTAAGACTACTCGCTTTTCCTTATAACGGTTTTTAGCCCCGATACCTCAGCACGTGGATGTCCCTCACCAGGCGGTGCCTCTCCTCGTAGTCCGTATACCTCCCAATGACCTTGAAGCCGAGCTTGGCCAGCCACTTCCTCTCCTTTCTGTATATTCCCCCACCGCTCAGCCTGTAGGCGGGGAAGACGAAGACAACCTTCCCGTTCCTCTTGAGGATATCGTCAAAGCTCTCGAAGACGGAATAATAGAACCTGTCCAGCTCATTGGCGAGCTTTATCGCCTCTCCCCTGCTCAGGTTCCTTTTGAGGGGCTTCCCGAGGTAGGGCTCGGTGACTATGGCATCGAACCGCTGGCGGAAGCACCGCTTCAGCTTCCTCGCGTCGCAGACCTCAAGGTGTGCCGAGTTTTTGATCCGGAACTCCTTCCTGAGCCAGGCAAGGTTTCTCTTGGCGTCTCGTATTCTCTCCGGGTCGCGGTCGCTTCCGTAGGCACTCAGCCCCTGAAGGACGAACTCCTGGACTATCGTGCCGATTCCGCAGAATGGGTCGAGGAAGGAGCCCTTCCTCACCTCCGTCAGGTTCACCATTATCCTCGCGAGCCTGGGCGGGATGGAAAGGATGGGCCTCTGAACCGGCCTCTCCACGTCGAGCTTCTTCAGCTCGAAGGGGTCGGTGATCTTGACAGTCTCGCCGACCCAGAAGCTCCCGTCCTCGCGGAAGAGAAATACGAAGTCCTTAACCTCCGGAAAGCCTTTGAGGATTAGTTCCGCCGGCATCGCGTAAACTTTAGCCGGCTTGAAGAACTTTGAGGGACCTTCCACCTTGAACTCTCTCTTTATCGCGCTCCCCAGCTTCCTCCAGAGCTTCCAGTCTCCCTCACCGTAGACGCTGACGGTAAAGAGCCTCGCGTATTCTAGGTTCTTTATAGCCCCCTCCCCCTCTCCGGTTATCCTAACGAGCTTTAGAGAGCCGCCGAGCCAGTGGAAGTACCTCTCGATCTTTGAGCTTGAGTCGAATACCATCCAGTCACGCTCTGCCTCAACAATATTCACCTTTAGGTTAAACCTTTTCGTGAACGCGTAAAACTCCGCCTCACTCAGGCGAGGATTTTTCCCGAATATCACAGCGTACATAGTCGTTCACTCCACGCCGGTTCTTAAAAACGTTCCGAGGGTTAGATTAATAAGAAGAAGCGCGTAATATGTTAAATGGTAGTTTGAGTAAAATCTACAATCATGCGGGGGATATGTTGTATGATTGCCAAAGAAGTGCTGGCATCTGTTGAGGTAATTCCAGACCCCTATATAAAATCTGCAACATACGCTAAAATTGGTGAGAGATTAGCCAAAGCCAAGAACAACCTGTACAGAACCGCTTTTCTACGTGCAGTTGAGACCGCCAAGGAGATAGACGATCCCGTGACGATGTTCCGTGCCCTGCTGTCCGTTGGCTACTCTATGGGGAAAGCGGGGCTTAGGTCAGCCAAAAGGATATACCTGAGGGTTCTGGAGGACTCCAAAATACTCCCGGCGCCCCAGAGGGACATGCTCATGCAGAGCGCTGCGGCCTACATGCTGGCCCTGGGGGAGGTGAACGAGGCCATAACCTATGCCCTGGAGATAGAAAACCGAAGGGTTAGAAACGAGATGCTTCTCGAAATCCTCCGCACCAACACGCACATGATAGAAAAAGAACGCCTGAAGGTGGCTTACCGGCTCAGAAAGAGCAAGCTCATTGTGGATTACATAGATTCCGAACCCCACCGCTCCAAGGCAATGCTGGAGCTGATAAAGGCCTATCTTTTCCTCGAAAGCTACGAGAACGCTATTTCCCTCCTCAGAGAGGTAGGCATCAAAGACTGGGCCAGACAGGCCTTTAAGGAAGTTGCCTTCTACCTGAAGGAAAAGGAGGTTCTCGGGCACTATATAGACACGCTGGAGGCCGTGGCCAACGACCTCATAGAGAAGTTCGGGGATGACTTCACGGTGGAGCTTGCCTTTGTTTTCGCCCTCAGCGGTGAAGGCACCCCTGCCCTTGACCTTATCAGACGCCTCGACAACAGGGAAGCCATACTGGTTGAGATGGCCCTGGAGCTCCTTGAGAGGGACCATGACGTTCTCCCGAAATTTATCTCTGCCATGAACGAGGAGGAGGTAGCCCTTGCAGGAAAGGCCGTGATGAACAGAATCCTTGAAAAGCCCGAGAAGGGCAGCTGGGCGATTGTAAAGGCTATAGGAAACGGCACAACCAGCGAGGAGGTCTGGGCCAAGATAGCTCGCTACTACGTTATCAAGGGCGAGCTGGAAGGTGCAGTGAAAATAGGAAACCTAATTCAGGACGAGCGGTTACGTTCGATAATAATGGCCGATGTCGCCCACCACCTCGTTAAAAGAGGGGAGGTTGAAAAGGCCATAGACGCTGCACTTGAGGTCAGAAACCCGAGGTTTTCCTCGATTCTCGTCTCGGAGATACTCATTAAGGCCCTTGAACAGGAGCTTCCGGGGAGGGTTAGGTCATGGAACGGCTCAAGGCACTGATAGGCAGAAAAGAGGACAGGGTCGATTTCGTCAGCTACCTCATAACAATCCTCCTAACGAACAAGGAACTGTACTCCGACGAGATACTCTTCAGAGACGCAGTTGAGGAGATATACCGGACCCTCCGCTCGGAGGTCGTGGAAGGGGGCCGGAAGGACCTTATAGATGCGTATGAAACCGCCGTTCTCCTCAGGGCGGCTGTTTCTGGCCCCCTGGATTCCCCGGATAAACTTCTCCTGGAGATCAAGAAAAACCTCTCCCGGTGGGGCTGATGCTGTTTGAGGTTAAGGTTCCCACAACGGAGAAGTTTCAGGTCGTTGACATAACCGATGAGATCCAGCACCTTGTGTGGAGGAGTGACGTGACCAGCGGCATCGCGGTCGTTTTTACCTCTCACACCACGACGGGACTGGTGATAAACGAGAACGAAAGCGGATTGCTTGAGGACATTAAGGCGAAGATGAAAGAGCTCGTTCCCAGAGGGGCAGGATATGCCCACGACCGCATAGACAGCAACGCCCACTCACACCTGAGGGCAACCCTCTTTCTGAATCCGGAGGTCGTCGTCCCGATAGATAACGGCGAACTGCTCCTCGGAACCTGGCAGAGAATCCTGTTCATTGAGCTGGACGGCCCGAGGCACAGGAAGGTTCTGGTGAAGATCTGCCGCTGTTAGACGTACTGTGCGTAATATGCCAGCCTCCTGATTAGCTCGTTGAACCCCTCGTAGGTGACCAGCGAGAGGGGTATTGCATCCTGCTCAAGGCGCTTCTTTATTATCTGCCTTATTTCTCCTACCCTTTCCGGCGGAACGAGGTCTATCTTGTTGATGACGACGATTATCGGCTTCTCGTAGCGGAACTTGAGCATGTGATGGAGCTTCTCCATGCCCCTGTGCAGGCCGACCGTGGCATCGACCATGTGGATTATTATATCGGACGAGACTATCTCGTCGATTATCTCTCGGAACTTCTCCTCGCTCAGGACTTTGCCCCTCAGCTCCCTCTGGGGGTCGAAGAGGCCGGCGGTGTCTATGAGGACGAACTCGTCGGCTCCTCCTAGGGGGTTCTTCATGCTCTTCGGTATCTTG
This window of the Thermococcus thermotolerans genome carries:
- a CDS encoding NfeD family protein, whose translation is MWRIKAGNLLKLLALMADEIIVGVFIFLVLPGMGMEIPLWVGLPVMLILLAKDFLIAPFVLGGGADKRPETGPESLVGRTALVVEDLSPEGVVKIDGELWKAECLNGTAEAGERVRVVSVHGTRVLVELPASPEPSRPPRDSSS
- a CDS encoding TrmB family transcriptional regulator sugar-binding domain-containing protein; this translates as MPPIATEIRMREVPDPIIIIQDRDMGIYLPYEALTAGSSLHGYGLVIHDNNLLFMLDRYFYHALWPTGRVVYREERALRLPREYIHIRELVSDLRRFSIQNAKVEVFGRFVRSGEPVHLVGRIVEFYEDEGKVISNITVETEDGERHVVGGWNASLEDIEAERIILFE
- a CDS encoding CoA-binding protein gives rise to the protein MVRIMPVDRLSDDEIREILTKYRKIALVGASPKPERDANDVMRYLLEHGYEVYPVNPRYDEVLGRKCYPSVLDIPDEVEIVDLFVRPEFTMDYVEQAVKKGAKVVWFQFNTYSREAFKKAKEAGLTAVAHRCIKQEHARLIG
- a CDS encoding PIN domain-containing protein is translated as MREDILLVVNTNVLFSFFGKSTTTRELIFLLSGRLVSPEFAVEELYKYKEVIMRKAKITPEEFEFFVSNLREHVMFVREDFYAEFIPIALEITPDKDDADFIALSLKVNAPLWSNDKRLKSVREVQVLTTGKLLKILGVD
- a CDS encoding Era-like GTP-binding protein produces the protein MIKVAIIGAENVGKSTLMNALIGGKISEVENLPGTTKGTIRRRFGKLKIPKSMKNPLGGADEFVLIDTAGLFDPQRELRGKVLSEEKFREIIDEIVSSDIIIHMVDATVGLHRGMEKLHHMLKFRYEKPIIVVINKIDLVPPERVGEIRQIIKKRLEQDAIPLSLVTYEGFNELIRRLAYYAQYV
- a CDS encoding SPL family radical SAM protein; this encodes MKVRVIERRAKGIYTKSKIPGVEWAVNQYVGCAFACEYCYAKFLTRWKDYGRWGNWVEVKTNAPDLARKHVSGSVVMSTVSDPYQPIEAELKLTRKVLRYMDKRNELSVLTKSPLVTRDIDLFKEFRTIEVGLTINGFTGREKRLFEPLTPVHEARVSALKELHEAGLKTYAFVSPIIPEITDVSEIVEDTRDFADYYFFEVLNLRASGREFQELLREEYPESYEVLTDDDAFEEFLWGLRKEIRALGIKAEGIETHREGWELIEP
- a CDS encoding secondary thiamine-phosphate synthase enzyme YjbQ; amino-acid sequence: MLFEVKVPTTEKFQVVDITDEIQHLVWRSDVTSGIAVVFTSHTTTGLVINENESGLLEDIKAKMKELVPRGAGYAHDRIDSNAHSHLRATLFLNPEVVVPIDNGELLLGTWQRILFIELDGPRHRKVLVKICRC
- a CDS encoding M48 family metallopeptidase; this encodes MLRVRRRPVKYARLEVRPDGTVVVTAPDGFDVDALIERHRGWLEGKLAEIEGLREIAESGFPINGEFYQVIHGRKPKVHERFKTVVLSPNPNDMVSYLKKILRRELLPIVDSYAGRMGVEPGKVYIRHQKSRWGSCSPRGNLNFNVRLIAIPPELREYVVIHELAHLKHMNHSKAFWGLVGEFYPDYKNARRELKKWWTIVELNPYWKWLARGEV
- a CDS encoding prenyltransferase, whose amino-acid sequence is MIAKEVLASVEVIPDPYIKSATYAKIGERLAKAKNNLYRTAFLRAVETAKEIDDPVTMFRALLSVGYSMGKAGLRSAKRIYLRVLEDSKILPAPQRDMLMQSAAAYMLALGEVNEAITYALEIENRRVRNEMLLEILRTNTHMIEKERLKVAYRLRKSKLIVDYIDSEPHRSKAMLELIKAYLFLESYENAISLLREVGIKDWARQAFKEVAFYLKEKEVLGHYIDTLEAVANDLIEKFGDDFTVELAFVFALSGEGTPALDLIRRLDNREAILVEMALELLERDHDVLPKFISAMNEEEVALAGKAVMNRILEKPEKGSWAIVKAIGNGTTSEEVWAKIARYYVIKGELEGAVKIGNLIQDERLRSIIMADVAHHLVKRGEVEKAIDAALEVRNPRFSSILVSEILIKALEQELPGRVRSWNGSRH
- a CDS encoding glycerate kinase type-2 family protein, with product MDAKTVALDIMRAAIGSADPYWAVRRSISVDGNRMTVFGEEFPLFGKVYLLAFGKAACSMARAVVDLLGERIEEGVIVTKYGYAEDCPRLGRMKVIEAGHPVPDENSLLGGKLGLELAEKVGANDILLVLISGGGSALFLLPERGITLEDKIRTNELLLKSGAKIYEINTVRKHISAVKGGKLAKRVRGTVISLILSDVVGDPLEAIASGPTVKDPTTFQDAFRILKLYGVWEKLPESVKAHIELGLEGEAEETLKEDLPNVHNFIVGSNTLACESALAKARELGYNAAILTTTLEGEAREIALAIGSIVQEIARYDRPVPKPAVLMAGGEWTVTIEGEAGLGGPNQEFALSIARKIAGLNAVVLAVDTDGTDGPTDAAGGIVDGKTLGLLRGVGVDVEEVLRRHDAYNALEKAGALLKTGPTGTNVNSLVVAVIQGPATPFGNTKS
- a CDS encoding diacylglycerol/polyprenol kinase family protein; this encodes MNRIPRRELVRKGWHVLPGILGAPIIVFTPKWVTLVVVWFFAFLYTLQHLKLLRGWSFTVPIADLSYRTMAREDERDNYLGSFLFWVTAAIICTVFPKIAALSALWVSTFGDCCNALAGQLLGGPKIPWNRRKTLIGSAVMLAVSILALWASHRVLELDPSPATLIGIAVVATLLESLPLQSAYDEFTVPFSTALLVWLAYGGTLLSPTW
- a CDS encoding TRM11 family SAM-dependent methyltransferase, which encodes MYAVIFGKNPRLSEAEFYAFTKRFNLKVNIVEAERDWMVFDSSSKIERYFHWLGGSLKLVRITGEGEGAIKNLEYARLFTVSVYGEGDWKLWRKLGSAIKREFKVEGPSKFFKPAKVYAMPAELILKGFPEVKDFVFLFREDGSFWVGETVKITDPFELKKLDVERPVQRPILSIPPRLARIMVNLTEVRKGSFLDPFCGIGTIVQEFVLQGLSAYGSDRDPERIRDAKRNLAWLRKEFRIKNSAHLEVCDARKLKRCFRQRFDAIVTEPYLGKPLKRNLSRGEAIKLANELDRFYYSVFESFDDILKRNGKVVFVFPAYRLSGGGIYRKERKWLAKLGFKVIGRYTDYEERHRLVRDIHVLRYRG